Proteins from a single region of Solidesulfovibrio fructosivorans JJ]:
- a CDS encoding MarR family winged helix-turn-helix transcriptional regulator, with translation MPLFQLLGAVLTKFASIERTPVDFGIGPTLFPAEVHMLSTIEMLDAPTTVTAVATACGVTKGAVSQTLKRLEAKSLIQRDGPGGRGGVGLTPRGRQACQAHMAFHREHDRDFLTYLRKLPDEDFATCLEFCRHLKMWMERYPR, from the coding sequence ATGCCCCTTTTCCAGCTGCTCGGCGCGGTGCTGACCAAGTTCGCCTCCATCGAGCGCACACCCGTGGATTTCGGCATCGGGCCAACGCTTTTCCCGGCCGAGGTGCACATGCTCTCCACCATCGAAATGCTCGACGCACCAACCACGGTGACGGCCGTGGCCACCGCCTGCGGCGTCACCAAGGGCGCGGTTTCCCAGACACTCAAACGCCTCGAAGCCAAAAGCCTCATTCAGCGCGACGGCCCGGGCGGGCGCGGCGGCGTGGGCCTGACGCCGCGTGGCCGACAGGCCTGCCAGGCCCACATGGCCTTTCACCGCGAGCACGACCGGGACTTTCTGACGTATCTGCGGAAGCTGCCGGACGAAGATTTCGCCACCTGTCTGGAGTTTTGCCGCCACTTGAAGATGTGGATGGAGCGCTATCCGAGATAA
- a CDS encoding ubiquinone/menaquinone biosynthesis methyltransferase, which translates to MADLPTPGDARRVAGMFGRVAGSYDLLNHLLSAGCDIAWRRAMVRALAAPGLPAGPILDLAAGTLDVSLMLAGQCDRPVVAVDPCLPMLARGKTKIPPRLVRRVHPVLGDGLALPLPDASVAGATIAFGIRNIRPREDAFRELARVLRPGGRLMVLEFGTGKRRLWGGCYNFYLRRVLPKIGKLVSGDDEAYLYLAETIREFPDEAALAEQIRQAGFAEVSYRAMTGGIVFLHAGVKAAAD; encoded by the coding sequence ATGGCTGATCTGCCAACGCCCGGCGACGCGCGGCGCGTGGCCGGCATGTTCGGCCGCGTGGCCGGCTCCTACGACCTGCTCAACCACCTGCTTTCGGCCGGCTGCGACATCGCCTGGAGGCGGGCCATGGTGCGGGCGCTGGCCGCTCCGGGACTCCCGGCCGGCCCCATCCTGGACCTGGCCGCCGGCACCCTCGACGTTTCCCTCATGCTGGCCGGACAGTGCGACCGGCCGGTCGTGGCCGTGGATCCCTGCCTGCCCATGCTGGCGCGGGGCAAGACCAAGATCCCGCCGCGCCTTGTCCGCCGCGTGCATCCGGTGCTCGGGGACGGACTGGCCCTGCCGCTTCCGGACGCGTCCGTGGCCGGGGCGACCATCGCGTTTGGCATCCGCAACATCCGTCCCCGGGAGGACGCCTTCCGGGAACTGGCCCGGGTGCTGCGGCCCGGCGGGCGGCTCATGGTGCTGGAATTCGGCACGGGCAAGCGCCGGCTGTGGGGCGGCTGCTACAATTTCTATCTGCGCCGGGTGCTGCCGAAAATCGGCAAACTTGTTTCCGGCGACGACGAGGCCTACCTGTACCTCGCCGAAACGATCCGCGAATTCCCGGACGAGGCGGCGCTGGCCGAACAGATACGCCAGGCGGGCTTCGCCGAAGTGTCCTACCGGGCCATGACCGGCGGCATCGTCTTCCTGCACGCGGGGGTCAAGGCGGCCGCCGACTGA